One window of Solwaraspora sp. WMMA2056 genomic DNA carries:
- a CDS encoding transketolase C-terminal domain-containing protein, which produces MLSDVTTPQDLDERFRTAVAQMTGPTDRRAPQEPVRDDTVLTGQTALALFDAQLTSRHLDLAKRWLRSFGEGFDTLGSSGHEGNAALAAAVRVTDPALLHYRSGGFYCARVARAAQPVGHAPGMAGPDADDDADTGAADAETDPVSDAARDVLRGAVASAADPITGGRATVFGSTGIAVVPTSGTVAAHLPRAVGLALAIERMRRLVPTVRQRQPGLARSAAASRPYLEPRLPWPDDAIVVCSFGDAAVNHAAATAAFTAAGHADHTGEKTPVLFVCEDNGLGLSVRSPDGWVAATLRSRPGLHYFAADGCDLAQTYDTATQAAAWVREQRRPALLHLSTVRLMGHAGTDVESAYRSAEEIDRDVDRDPLVGTARLLVAAGLATPDEIISRYDEVGWQVRKVAEEVIGEPKLATAAQVVATTAPRRPIRVARVVTDTGARAAGAAATARASVLGTRLPEERGPMTLAETINATLADGLLAYPGMIVLGADVAAKGGRYGVTAGLRERFGGNRVFDTTGDATTVLGHALGAGLAGQLPVVELPGLTYLHGGEDQLRGEAATAQFLSRGGYRNPLVLRVPGLAYQDALSGHRHNDNSLAVLRDIPGIVLAVPARAADAAGLLRSCLASAAVDGSVCVFVEPVAGYATRDLYAADDGQWLAPYPPPGEWGTGHVPVGRARSYPVGSAEDLTVITFGNGVRMSLRVAARLAAEGIGCRVVDLRWLAPLPVADIVREATATGRVLIVDETRRSGGVGEGVLAALVEAGYVGAAARIAALDSLIPLGPAAHQVLVSEDAITQGARALLAR; this is translated from the coding sequence ATGCTGTCCGACGTGACCACCCCGCAGGACCTCGACGAGCGGTTCCGCACCGCGGTCGCCCAGATGACCGGCCCCACCGACCGCCGCGCACCGCAGGAACCGGTCCGCGACGACACCGTCCTCACCGGCCAGACCGCGCTCGCCCTGTTCGACGCCCAACTCACCAGCCGCCACCTCGACCTGGCCAAGCGCTGGCTGCGCAGCTTCGGCGAGGGCTTCGACACCCTCGGCTCCTCCGGACACGAAGGAAACGCGGCGCTGGCCGCGGCCGTCCGGGTCACCGACCCCGCGTTGCTGCACTACCGCTCCGGCGGCTTCTACTGCGCCCGGGTCGCCCGGGCCGCACAGCCCGTCGGGCACGCCCCCGGGATGGCCGGACCCGACGCCGACGACGACGCCGACACCGGGGCCGCCGACGCGGAGACCGACCCCGTCTCCGACGCCGCCCGCGACGTGCTGCGCGGTGCGGTCGCCTCCGCCGCCGACCCGATCACCGGCGGCCGGGCCACGGTCTTCGGCAGCACTGGGATCGCCGTCGTCCCCACCTCGGGCACCGTCGCCGCGCACCTGCCCCGAGCAGTCGGCCTGGCGCTCGCCATCGAACGGATGCGCCGGCTCGTCCCGACGGTGCGCCAACGCCAACCCGGGCTCGCCCGCTCGGCAGCGGCCAGCCGTCCGTACCTCGAACCACGACTGCCCTGGCCGGACGACGCGATCGTGGTCTGCAGCTTCGGCGACGCCGCGGTCAACCACGCCGCCGCCACCGCCGCCTTCACCGCCGCCGGCCACGCCGACCACACCGGAGAGAAGACCCCGGTGCTGTTCGTCTGCGAGGACAACGGCCTCGGCCTCAGCGTACGGTCGCCGGACGGCTGGGTCGCCGCGACGCTGCGCTCCCGGCCCGGCCTGCACTACTTCGCCGCCGACGGCTGCGACCTCGCCCAGACCTACGACACCGCGACGCAGGCCGCCGCCTGGGTCCGCGAGCAGCGCCGGCCCGCGCTGCTGCACCTGTCCACCGTACGGCTGATGGGGCACGCCGGCACCGACGTCGAATCGGCGTACCGCAGCGCCGAGGAGATCGACCGCGACGTCGACCGCGACCCGCTGGTCGGCACCGCGCGGCTGCTCGTCGCGGCGGGCCTGGCCACCCCGGACGAGATCATCTCCCGGTACGACGAGGTCGGCTGGCAGGTCCGCAAGGTCGCCGAGGAAGTCATCGGCGAGCCGAAACTCGCCACCGCCGCCCAGGTCGTCGCCACCACCGCGCCGCGTCGGCCGATCCGGGTCGCCCGGGTGGTCACCGACACCGGCGCCCGCGCGGCCGGCGCCGCGGCCACCGCCCGCGCCAGCGTCCTGGGCACCCGGCTGCCCGAGGAACGCGGCCCGATGACCCTCGCCGAGACGATCAACGCGACCCTCGCCGACGGGCTGCTCGCCTACCCCGGGATGATCGTCCTCGGCGCCGACGTGGCGGCCAAGGGCGGCCGGTACGGCGTCACCGCCGGGCTACGGGAGCGCTTCGGTGGCAACCGGGTGTTCGACACCACCGGCGACGCCACCACCGTTCTCGGCCACGCGCTCGGCGCCGGCCTGGCCGGCCAACTGCCGGTGGTCGAACTGCCGGGCCTCACCTACCTGCACGGCGGCGAGGACCAGCTGCGCGGCGAAGCCGCCACCGCGCAGTTCCTCTCCCGGGGCGGCTACCGCAACCCGCTCGTGCTGCGGGTGCCCGGCCTGGCGTACCAGGACGCCCTGAGCGGGCACCGGCACAACGACAACTCCCTCGCGGTGCTGCGCGACATCCCCGGGATCGTGCTGGCGGTACCGGCCCGCGCCGCCGACGCCGCCGGACTGCTGCGGTCCTGCCTGGCCAGCGCCGCCGTCGACGGCAGCGTCTGCGTCTTCGTCGAACCCGTCGCCGGGTACGCGACCCGCGACCTGTACGCCGCCGACGACGGGCAGTGGCTGGCGCCCTACCCGCCGCCCGGGGAGTGGGGCACCGGACACGTTCCGGTCGGCCGGGCCCGCAGCTACCCGGTCGGCAGCGCCGAGGACCTGACCGTGATCACCTTCGGCAACGGCGTACGGATGTCGCTGCGGGTCGCCGCCCGACTGGCCGCCGAGGGGATCGGCTGCCGCGTCGTCGACCTGCGCTGGCTGGCCCCACTGCCGGTCGCCGACATCGTGCGGGAGGCCACCGCCACCGGCCGGGTACTCATCGTCGACGAGACCCGCCGCTCCGGCGGAGTCGGCGAAGGAGTCCTCGCCGCGCTCGTCGAAGCCGGGTACGTCGGTGCCGCCGCCCGCATCGCCGCGCTCGACTCGCTCATCCCGTTGGGCCCCGCCGCACATCAGGTGCTGGTCAGCGAAGATGCCATCACCCAGGGTGCCCGAGCGCTGCTGGCGCGGTAA
- a CDS encoding SRPBCC family protein, protein MILIERSGRVEAPIDTVWEVVGQAALLPDWLAGVRQAEVIGTDTRRMRVHTADGAAAEAEVIEFQPPKLIAWRERAAGPGIRAEARTEVQVELTPEGDGTAVRLTVVRWPAGQVSATLLRLGKHRVGADLETSLGRLSDLAAARHSADVC, encoded by the coding sequence ATGATCCTCATCGAACGCAGTGGGCGGGTGGAGGCACCGATCGACACCGTCTGGGAGGTGGTGGGGCAGGCCGCGCTGCTGCCCGACTGGCTCGCCGGGGTCCGCCAGGCCGAGGTGATCGGGACCGACACCCGCCGGATGCGGGTGCACACCGCCGACGGCGCGGCGGCCGAGGCCGAGGTCATCGAGTTCCAGCCGCCGAAGCTGATCGCCTGGCGGGAACGCGCCGCCGGCCCGGGGATCCGCGCCGAGGCCCGCACCGAGGTGCAGGTCGAGCTCACCCCGGAAGGCGACGGCACGGCCGTCCGGCTGACCGTCGTACGGTGGCCGGCCGGCCAGGTCAGCGCGACCCTGCTGCGGCTCGGCAAGCACCGGGTCGGCGCGGACCTGGAGACCTCCCTGGGACGGCTGTCGGACCTGGCCGCCGCCCGGCACTCCGCCGACGTCTGCTGA
- the aceE gene encoding pyruvate dehydrogenase (acetyl-transferring), homodimeric type, producing the protein MATERKRPVISDGLPSQLPDIDPEETSEWVESLDGVIDERGAKRARYVMLRLLERARERQVGVPPLTTTDYINTIPPEREPWFPGDEMIERRIRAYIRWNAAVLVHRAQRPEIGVGGHISTYASAASLYEVGMNHFFRGKNHPGGGDHIFFQGHASPGMYARAFVEGRLSEQRLDGFRQELSHAGAGGGLPSYPHPRLMPDFWEFPTVSMGLGAINAIYQARFNRYLQHRGIKDTSDQHVWAFLGDGEMDEPESLGAIGLAAREELDNLTFVINCNLQRLDGPVRGNGKVMQELESFFRGAGWNVIKVVWGREWDPLLAADTDGALVNLMNTTPDGDYQTYKAESGAYVREHFFGRDPRTRKMVEGLSDDEIWNLKRGGHDYRKLYAAYKAATEHTGQPTVILAKTIKGWTLGQHFEGRNATHQMKKLTLDDLKTFRDRLYLDVPDEQLEANPYLPPYLRPADDSPEMTYLQERRKALGGYVPTRRTVARPLAVPASERFGDVKRGSGKQKVATTMAFVRLLKDIMKDREFGKRWVPIIPDEARTFGMDSLFPTQKIYSPHGQKYTAVDRELFLSYKESTAGQILHEGINEAGSVASFTAAGTSYATHDEPMIPLYIFYSMFGFQRTGDAFWAAADQMARGFVLGATAGRTTLNGEGLQHEDGHSQLLAATNPAVVAYDPAFAFEIAHIVENGLHRMYGESPENIFYYLTVYNEPILQPAQPDSLDVEGLLKGLYRYSPAPQVSRADGGEAPRATILASGTGMQWALKAQQLLAEDWGVAAEVWSVTSWTELRRDAVACEEHNLLNLGAEARVPYVRTALADAPQSVVAVSDWMRAVPDLIARWIPGDYTSLGTDGFGLSDTRHALRRHFHVDAESVAVATLRQLALRGEVPAEVPAGAAKKYAIDDVNAAPVGETGGDS; encoded by the coding sequence GTGGCCACGGAACGCAAGCGCCCGGTGATCAGCGACGGCCTGCCGAGCCAGCTTCCGGACATCGACCCTGAGGAAACCAGCGAATGGGTCGAGTCACTCGACGGAGTGATCGACGAACGCGGCGCCAAACGCGCCCGGTACGTCATGCTGCGCCTGCTCGAACGGGCTCGGGAGCGCCAGGTCGGGGTGCCGCCACTGACCACGACCGACTACATCAACACGATCCCGCCGGAGCGGGAACCCTGGTTCCCCGGCGACGAGATGATCGAGCGGCGGATCCGCGCGTACATCCGGTGGAACGCCGCCGTGCTCGTGCACCGCGCGCAGCGGCCGGAGATCGGCGTCGGCGGCCACATCTCGACGTACGCCAGCGCCGCGTCGCTGTACGAGGTGGGCATGAACCACTTCTTCCGCGGCAAGAACCACCCCGGCGGCGGTGACCACATCTTCTTCCAGGGGCACGCCTCTCCCGGCATGTACGCCCGCGCCTTCGTCGAGGGCCGGCTGTCGGAGCAGCGCCTCGACGGTTTCCGGCAGGAGCTGTCGCACGCCGGGGCCGGCGGCGGGCTGCCGTCGTACCCGCACCCGCGGCTGATGCCGGACTTCTGGGAGTTCCCCACCGTCTCGATGGGTCTCGGCGCGATCAACGCCATCTACCAGGCCCGGTTCAACCGCTACCTGCAGCACCGGGGCATCAAGGACACCTCCGACCAGCATGTCTGGGCGTTCCTCGGGGACGGCGAGATGGACGAGCCGGAGTCGCTCGGCGCCATCGGCCTGGCCGCCCGCGAGGAGCTGGACAACCTCACCTTCGTGATCAACTGCAACCTGCAGCGGCTGGACGGCCCGGTACGCGGCAACGGCAAGGTCATGCAGGAGCTGGAGTCCTTCTTCCGGGGCGCCGGCTGGAACGTGATCAAGGTCGTCTGGGGCCGGGAGTGGGACCCACTGCTCGCCGCCGACACCGACGGCGCGCTGGTCAACCTGATGAACACCACCCCGGACGGCGACTACCAGACCTACAAGGCCGAGTCCGGGGCGTACGTGCGGGAGCACTTCTTCGGCCGCGACCCGCGCACCCGCAAGATGGTCGAGGGCCTGTCCGACGACGAGATCTGGAACCTCAAGCGCGGCGGGCACGACTACCGCAAGCTGTACGCGGCGTACAAGGCGGCCACCGAGCACACCGGCCAGCCGACGGTGATCCTGGCCAAGACGATCAAGGGGTGGACGCTCGGCCAGCACTTCGAGGGCCGCAACGCCACACACCAGATGAAGAAGCTGACCCTGGACGACCTGAAGACCTTCCGGGACCGGCTCTACCTGGACGTACCGGACGAGCAGCTGGAAGCCAACCCGTACCTGCCGCCGTACCTGCGCCCGGCCGACGACTCCCCGGAGATGACCTACCTGCAGGAGCGCCGCAAGGCCCTCGGCGGGTACGTCCCGACCCGGCGGACCGTCGCCCGGCCGCTGGCGGTCCCGGCGAGCGAACGCTTCGGCGACGTCAAGCGCGGCTCCGGCAAGCAGAAGGTCGCCACCACTATGGCCTTCGTCCGGCTGCTCAAGGACATCATGAAGGACCGCGAGTTCGGCAAGCGGTGGGTGCCGATCATCCCGGACGAGGCGCGCACCTTCGGCATGGACTCGCTGTTCCCGACGCAGAAGATCTACTCACCGCACGGGCAGAAGTACACGGCGGTCGACCGGGAGCTGTTCCTGTCGTACAAGGAGTCCACCGCCGGGCAGATCCTGCACGAGGGGATCAACGAGGCCGGTTCGGTGGCGTCGTTCACCGCCGCCGGCACGTCGTACGCCACCCACGACGAGCCGATGATCCCGCTGTACATCTTCTACTCGATGTTCGGCTTCCAGCGCACCGGCGACGCGTTCTGGGCGGCCGCCGACCAGATGGCCCGTGGCTTCGTGCTGGGTGCCACCGCCGGGCGGACCACGCTCAACGGTGAGGGCCTGCAGCACGAGGACGGTCATTCCCAGCTGCTCGCCGCGACCAACCCGGCGGTGGTGGCCTACGACCCGGCGTTCGCGTTCGAGATCGCGCACATCGTGGAGAACGGCCTGCACCGGATGTACGGCGAGTCGCCGGAGAACATCTTCTACTACCTGACGGTGTACAACGAGCCGATCCTGCAGCCGGCCCAGCCGGACTCCCTCGACGTCGAGGGCCTGCTCAAGGGGCTCTACCGGTACTCGCCGGCACCGCAGGTGAGTCGGGCCGACGGCGGCGAGGCGCCCCGGGCGACGATCCTCGCCTCCGGCACCGGCATGCAGTGGGCGCTCAAGGCGCAGCAGTTGCTCGCCGAGGACTGGGGGGTGGCCGCCGAGGTGTGGTCGGTGACCTCCTGGACCGAGCTGCGCCGCGACGCGGTCGCCTGCGAGGAGCACAACCTGCTCAACCTGGGCGCTGAGGCGCGGGTGCCGTACGTGCGCACGGCGCTGGCCGACGCGCCGCAGTCGGTGGTCGCGGTCAGCGACTGGATGCGGGCGGTGCCGGACCTGATCGCCCGCTGGATTCCGGGTGACTACACCTCGCTGGGCACCGACGGGTTCGGTCTGTCCGACACCCGGCACGCGTTGCGGCGGCACTTCCACGTCGACGCCGAGTCGGTGGCCGTGGCGACGCTGCGGCAGTTGGCGTTGCGCGGCGAGGTACCGGCCGAGGTGCCGGCGGGGGCCGCCAAGAAGTACGCGATCGACGACGTCAACGCCGCTCCGGTCGGGGAGACCGGCGGCGACTCCTGA
- a CDS encoding YjbQ family protein, with protein MDSEVISIRTGSRPVVRDITTQAQRFVAGRGDGLLHVFVPHATAGVAIIETGAGSDDDLLTALDALLPTDDRWRHRHGSPGHGRDHVLPAFVAPYASLPVLGGQLALGTWQSICLVDPNGDNADRSVRLSFLAG; from the coding sequence ATGGACTCCGAGGTCATCTCGATCCGCACCGGCTCCCGGCCGGTCGTGCGGGACATCACCACGCAGGCGCAGCGGTTCGTCGCCGGTCGTGGCGACGGGTTGCTGCACGTGTTCGTGCCGCACGCTACCGCCGGCGTCGCGATCATCGAGACCGGGGCCGGCTCCGACGACGACCTGCTCACCGCGCTGGACGCCCTGCTGCCCACCGACGACCGGTGGCGGCACCGGCACGGCTCGCCCGGCCACGGCCGCGACCACGTGCTGCCGGCGTTCGTCGCGCCGTACGCGAGCCTGCCGGTCCTCGGCGGCCAGCTCGCCCTCGGCACCTGGCAGTCGATCTGTCTGGTCGACCCGAACGGCGACAACGCCGACCGCTCGGTACGGTTGTCGTTCCTCGCCGGCTGA
- a CDS encoding ABC transporter ATP-binding protein, whose amino-acid sequence MADPAIRTERLVKTYGRNRGLTGLDLQVETAEVYGFLGPNGAGKSTTIRLLLDLIRPTSGTVRVLGLDPRTDGVALRRRIGYLAGDFVVDGRQTGHELLTYLGNLRGGVPRARITELAERLDLDLSRRIKGLSKGNRQKVGVVQAFMHSPELLILDEPTSGLDPFLQQEFVTMVREAKAAGQTVFMSSHVMSEVQQTADRVGIIRDGQLVAVDGVEQLRDRAVRQIEIVFDAPVPATEFEAVPGVSDLTISGHRLRCRLDGRADPLIKAASRHTVISLLAEEPDLEELFFTYYRREEADRAAV is encoded by the coding sequence ATGGCTGACCCGGCCATCCGTACCGAACGACTCGTCAAGACCTACGGCCGCAACCGCGGCCTGACCGGCCTCGACCTTCAGGTCGAGACCGCCGAGGTGTACGGCTTCCTCGGCCCCAACGGGGCCGGCAAGTCCACCACCATCCGACTGCTGCTGGACCTGATCCGGCCGACCAGCGGCACCGTACGGGTGCTCGGGCTCGACCCGCGCACCGACGGCGTGGCCCTGCGGCGGCGGATCGGCTACCTCGCCGGCGACTTCGTCGTCGACGGCCGGCAGACCGGTCACGAGCTGCTCACCTACCTGGGCAACCTGCGCGGCGGCGTACCCCGGGCCCGGATAACCGAGCTGGCCGAGCGGCTCGACCTCGACCTCAGCCGACGGATCAAGGGCCTGTCCAAGGGCAACCGGCAGAAGGTCGGCGTCGTCCAGGCGTTCATGCACTCCCCGGAACTGCTCATCCTCGACGAGCCGACCAGCGGGCTGGATCCGTTCCTGCAGCAGGAGTTCGTCACGATGGTCCGGGAGGCGAAAGCCGCCGGGCAGACCGTCTTCATGTCCTCGCACGTGATGAGCGAGGTCCAGCAGACCGCCGACCGGGTCGGCATCATCCGCGACGGACAACTGGTCGCCGTCGACGGGGTCGAGCAGCTGCGCGACCGCGCGGTCCGGCAGATCGAGATCGTCTTCGACGCCCCGGTGCCCGCCACCGAGTTCGAGGCGGTGCCGGGCGTCAGCGATCTCACGATCAGCGGTCACCGGCTGCGGTGCCGGTTGGACGGACGGGCCGATCCGCTGATCAAGGCGGCGAGTCGGCACACCGTGATCAGCCTGCTCGCCGAGGAGCCCGACCTGGAGGAACTGTTCTTCACCTACTACCGGCGGGAGGAGGCCGACCGTGCTGCTGTCTGA
- a CDS encoding copper resistance protein CopC has translation MAGLLSVLFGGSAAYAHNVLTGSNPADGAELAQAPETVELTFLARLNQEQTELSVTGPDGAAASTGAPVVDGSAVSVAVQPGPAGEYTVNYNVLSTDGHWVKGTLAFTVTVGVEPTAAPTPSAQPSPTDAPSTPATTEVSAAPATPQATSSTESTPWWPWLVGGLVVLVAGAAGAFFVRRRSS, from the coding sequence GTGGCTGGGCTGCTGAGTGTGCTGTTCGGAGGGTCGGCGGCGTACGCGCACAACGTGCTGACCGGGAGCAACCCGGCTGACGGAGCCGAGCTGGCGCAGGCCCCGGAGACGGTCGAGCTGACCTTCCTGGCGCGGCTGAACCAGGAGCAGACCGAACTGAGCGTGACCGGCCCGGACGGTGCTGCGGCGTCGACCGGTGCACCGGTCGTGGACGGCTCGGCGGTGAGCGTGGCGGTCCAGCCCGGTCCCGCCGGTGAGTACACAGTGAACTACAACGTGTTGTCGACCGACGGGCACTGGGTCAAGGGCACGCTCGCGTTCACCGTGACGGTCGGTGTCGAGCCGACGGCCGCCCCGACGCCGAGTGCACAGCCGAGCCCGACCGACGCCCCGTCGACGCCAGCCACGACCGAGGTGTCCGCCGCACCGGCGACGCCGCAGGCCACCAGCTCCACGGAGAGCACCCCCTGGTGGCCGTGGCTGGTCGGTGGGCTGGTGGTGCTGGTCGCCGGGGCGGCGGGGGCGTTCTTCGTCCGCCGCCGCAGCAGCTGA
- a CDS encoding ABC transporter permease subunit — translation MLLSDPFTKALRDTRRSMLTWAVAITAVGAMYASFWPTMQTPEMAEAMAAYPEGMLEAFNFNDVTSPAGYLGSAVFGLLIPLLVAVLGITAGARTIAGDEEAGSLDLLLAHPVGRASAALRRFAAVVVWLALTGALLWLALVAVRGPAGFTAVGIGALAAMSLHLVLFGTAFAALAYGVGAATGSRAAALGVGAVVAVLGYLANAVLPQVDGLAWARHLSPFRWYLAGDPLVNGVQVGGVLLLVGFAAVGVAAGTWRFTRRDIAV, via the coding sequence GTGCTGCTGTCTGACCCGTTCACCAAGGCCCTGCGGGACACCCGACGGTCGATGCTGACCTGGGCGGTGGCGATCACCGCGGTCGGCGCGATGTACGCGTCGTTCTGGCCGACGATGCAGACCCCGGAGATGGCCGAGGCGATGGCGGCCTACCCGGAAGGGATGCTGGAGGCGTTCAACTTCAACGACGTCACCAGCCCGGCCGGCTACCTCGGCAGTGCCGTGTTCGGCCTGCTGATCCCGCTGCTCGTCGCCGTCCTCGGCATCACCGCCGGTGCCCGGACGATCGCCGGCGACGAGGAGGCCGGCTCGCTGGATCTGCTGTTGGCCCACCCCGTCGGGCGGGCCAGCGCCGCGCTGCGTCGCTTCGCGGCGGTGGTGGTGTGGCTGGCGCTGACCGGTGCCCTGCTGTGGCTGGCGCTGGTCGCCGTTCGCGGCCCGGCCGGGTTCACCGCTGTCGGGATCGGCGCGTTGGCCGCGATGAGCCTGCACCTGGTGCTGTTCGGGACGGCGTTCGCCGCCCTGGCGTACGGCGTGGGCGCGGCGACCGGCAGCCGGGCTGCGGCGCTCGGCGTCGGTGCCGTGGTCGCCGTGCTCGGCTACCTGGCCAACGCCGTACTGCCCCAGGTCGACGGGCTGGCCTGGGCCCGGCATCTCTCCCCGTTCCGGTGGTATCTCGCCGGTGATCCGCTGGTCAACGGCGTGCAGGTCGGCGGCGTACTGCTGCTGGTCGGCTTCGCCGCCGTCGGCGTCGCCGCCGGCACCTGGCGCTTCACCCGGCGCGACATCGCGGTCTGA
- a CDS encoding helix-turn-helix domain-containing protein codes for MVADLPVERRYAEHAGVVLGGMGLPPAAGKILGWLLICDPPSQASSDLAAALEVSKGSVSTSIRLLEQGGLISRVPVPGQRGVAYEVDPAGLAKPDIAKF; via the coding sequence ATGGTTGCCGACCTGCCCGTCGAGCGGCGCTACGCCGAACACGCCGGGGTGGTCCTCGGCGGGATGGGCCTGCCGCCGGCCGCCGGCAAGATCCTCGGCTGGCTGCTGATCTGCGACCCCCCGAGTCAGGCCAGCAGCGACCTGGCCGCCGCCCTCGAAGTGTCCAAGGGCTCGGTCAGCACCAGCATCCGGCTGCTGGAGCAGGGTGGCCTGATATCCCGGGTGCCGGTGCCCGGGCAACGTGGCGTGGCGTACGAGGTCGATCCGGCCGGCCTCGCCAAGCCGGACATCGCCAAGTTCTGA
- the gltX gene encoding glutamate--tRNA ligase encodes MTVRVRFAPSPTGMFHVGGARSALQNWIYAKQHGGVFVLRVEDTDAARNRPEWIDGILTALDWIGIQRGSYEGPYFQSANADEQRAAAERLHQSGRAYYCDCARADVQARTGSEHRGYDGFCRDRGLTAGAGRALRFRTPDTGATTVIDLVRGEPTFDNKLIEDFVIARADGSPVFLLANVVDDITQGITHVIRAEEHLPNTPKQQLLWEALGVKPPIWAHVPVVVNEKRQKLSKRRDKVALEAYRDEGYLADAMRNYLMLLGWAPSNDREIVAWSVIEQEFRLEAVNPSPAFFDEKKLRAFNGEYIRALSVDEFVAACQPWLTGTPPEPGTPAGTGIPVPPWRPADYDPATFAAVAPLAQTRIAVLSEIVANVDFLFLDAPAVDDAAWAKAMKEGAADLLDATIAAFDALPQWSAEPLKAALEQVGAARGLKLGKAQAPVRVAVTGRSVGLPLFESLEVLGRDRTLRRLRDARATLG; translated from the coding sequence GTGACGGTACGCGTACGCTTCGCCCCCTCCCCCACCGGCATGTTCCACGTCGGCGGGGCCCGCTCCGCGCTGCAGAACTGGATCTACGCCAAGCAGCACGGCGGCGTGTTCGTGCTCCGGGTGGAGGACACCGACGCGGCACGCAACCGCCCGGAGTGGATCGACGGCATCCTCACCGCGCTGGACTGGATTGGCATCCAGCGGGGCTCCTACGAGGGCCCGTACTTCCAGTCCGCCAACGCCGACGAGCAGCGGGCCGCCGCCGAGCGGCTGCACCAGTCCGGTCGGGCGTACTACTGCGACTGCGCCCGGGCCGACGTGCAGGCCCGCACCGGCAGCGAACACCGGGGGTACGACGGCTTCTGCCGCGACCGTGGCCTCACCGCCGGCGCCGGCCGGGCGCTGCGCTTCCGTACGCCCGACACGGGGGCCACCACGGTGATCGACCTGGTCCGGGGCGAACCGACCTTCGACAACAAGTTGATCGAGGATTTCGTCATCGCCCGCGCCGACGGGTCACCGGTGTTCCTGCTGGCCAACGTGGTCGACGACATCACCCAGGGGATCACCCACGTGATCCGCGCCGAGGAGCACCTGCCCAACACGCCCAAGCAGCAGCTGCTCTGGGAGGCGCTCGGCGTGAAACCGCCGATCTGGGCTCACGTGCCGGTGGTGGTCAACGAGAAGCGGCAGAAGCTGTCCAAGCGCCGCGACAAGGTGGCGTTGGAGGCGTACCGGGACGAGGGCTACCTGGCCGACGCGATGCGCAACTACCTGATGCTGCTCGGCTGGGCACCCAGCAACGACCGGGAGATCGTCGCATGGTCGGTGATCGAGCAGGAGTTCCGGCTGGAGGCGGTCAATCCGTCGCCGGCCTTCTTCGACGAGAAGAAGCTGCGCGCCTTCAACGGCGAGTACATCCGGGCACTGTCGGTCGACGAGTTCGTCGCGGCCTGCCAGCCCTGGCTGACCGGGACGCCGCCGGAGCCCGGGACGCCAGCGGGCACCGGCATCCCGGTGCCCCCGTGGCGCCCGGCGGACTACGACCCCGCCACGTTCGCGGCGGTCGCGCCGCTGGCCCAGACCCGGATCGCGGTGCTCAGCGAGATCGTCGCCAACGTGGACTTCCTCTTCCTCGACGCGCCGGCCGTCGACGACGCCGCGTGGGCGAAGGCGATGAAGGAAGGTGCCGCCGACCTGCTGGACGCGACGATCGCCGCCTTCGACGCCCTGCCGCAGTGGTCGGCTGAGCCGCTGAAGGCGGCGCTGGAGCAGGTCGGTGCCGCGCGCGGACTCAAACTCGGCAAGGCCCAGGCACCGGTACGGGTGGCCGTGACCGGTCGGTCCGTCGGGTTGCCGCTGTTCGAGTCGTTGGAGGTCCTCGGCCGGGACCGGACGCTGCGTCGCCTTCGCGACGCCCGCGCGACGCTCGGCTGA
- a CDS encoding DUF3052 domain-containing protein — translation MSATAGQAADGVRSLADRFGIEPGMVVMEIGYDDDVDQDLRDALADRCGELVDEDTDEVVDAVLLWYRDGDGDLFELLVDSLGPLADNGVVWLLTPKAGRDGHVEPSDINESAPSAGLQQTSMVNAGKDWSAARLVLRRGAKAKK, via the coding sequence GTGAGCGCGACCGCTGGTCAGGCCGCCGACGGCGTACGGAGCCTGGCGGACCGGTTCGGCATCGAGCCGGGCATGGTGGTCATGGAGATCGGCTACGACGACGACGTCGACCAGGATCTCCGCGACGCCCTGGCCGACCGCTGCGGCGAGTTGGTCGACGAGGACACCGACGAGGTCGTCGACGCGGTGCTGCTGTGGTACCGCGACGGGGACGGGGACCTGTTCGAGCTGCTCGTCGACTCCCTCGGCCCGCTGGCCGACAACGGCGTGGTGTGGCTGCTGACGCCCAAGGCCGGGCGCGACGGCCACGTCGAACCGAGCGACATCAACGAGTCCGCCCCCAGCGCCGGACTCCAGCAGACTTCCATGGTCAACGCCGGCAAGGACTGGAGTGCCGCCCGGCTGGTGCTGCGCCGTGGGGCCAAGGCGAAGAAGTGA